In Micromonospora sp. R77, the genomic stretch ACGTGGTCGACGCGCACGGCCGGCTCGACGCGGTGGTCAACAACGCCGGCGCCGGGCACGTCGGCACCCTGGAACAGGAGACCATCGACGACGTACGGGCCGTCATGGAGGTCAACTTCTTCGGGGTGCTGCACGTCAGCCGGGCCGCGCTGCCGCACCTGCGGGCCGCCCGGGGCCGGTTGGTCACCGTCTCCAGCGTCGGCGGCGTGGTCGGGCAGCCGTTCAACGAGGCGTACTGCGCGGCGAAGTTCGCCGTCGAGGGGTTCATGGAGTCCCTCGCGCCCCTGGCCGCCACCGTCGGGGTCACCGTCACCGTGGTCGAGCCGGGCGCGGTGGCCAGCGAGTTCGTCACCAACGTCGGCGTCGACCGGGACGCCGCCGTCGACGC encodes the following:
- a CDS encoding SDR family NAD(P)-dependent oxidoreductase; its protein translation is MSAPTVLITGTSTGIGLETAVGAARAGWRTVATMRDVSRADALRRAADAAGVADLLEVRRLDVTDQASVTACVADVVDAHGRLDAVVNNAGAGHVGTLEQETIDDVRAVMEVNFFGVLHVSRAALPHLRAARGRLVTVSSVGGVVGQPFNEAYCAAKFAVEGFMESLAPLAATVGVTVTVVEPGAVASEFVTNVGVDRDAAVDA